Genomic window (Alligator mississippiensis isolate rAllMis1 chromosome 7, rAllMis1, whole genome shotgun sequence):
TCCAACTTTCCACATCTCCAGTACTTGCTTTTTTCTGTGTTCTTTTTTCCTTACTTGTTCACCTTAGCTGCAAACCTTCTCATCATTTTCCTTACCCATGTGGATGCTGCCTTGCagacccccatgtatttcttcctcgGGAACCTGTCCTTCCTGGAGATCTGCTACACAACTGTGAACATCCCTAAAATGTTGGCCAGTCTCCTAATGGAGGACAAAAGAATATCTTTCCTTGGCTGTGCTACACAAAtctatttctccttttcttttggaGGATCAGAGTGCTTCCTCCTGACCTCAATGGCTTATGATCGTTATGTTGCTATCTGCAATCCCCTGCGTTATCCTGTACTTCTGAACAAGAAGACATGCAATGCACTCGCTACAGCATCCTGGCTCAGTGGGTTAGTTATGTCCTTTGGTCTCACAAGCATGGTGTTTACTTTACCCTTCTGCAGATCCAATGTCATCAATCATTACTACTGTGACATCCCCCCACTGCTGAAGCTGGCCTGTGTGGACACTTCCCTCATCGAGTTTTGTATATTCATGTTGGCTTTGATTTTCATTGCCTTCCCCTTTGTGCTGATCTTCCTGTCGTACGTACGCATTGTCTCCGCTCTCCTGAAGATTGCCTCAGCTGAGGGCAGAAAGAAAGCGTTCTCCACCTGCTCCTCTCACCTTATTGTGGTGATATTATTCTATGTCTCTGGCTGTGTTATGTATCTGAAGCCCAAAGCAGACTTCTCTCCAGACACAATCAAGTTTCTTTCTTTGTTATACACATTCCTCACACCCATATTAAATCCTATCATTTATACTTTGAGAAATAAAGAGGTGAAAGGTGCCGTCTGGAGAGAGCTGAGGAAAAAGAGAAATGCTTGAATAAAGGAAGGGATTCCCTGTACACGTCTCAAGCTCAGTTCCACCTTTCTAACTCGGACATTTATGCAGGTCCAGCCTCTGGTCTGAGGCTGATGATTGCTCTTTATGAGAGTTATGCTCATTCTAAAATTAGTGTAATTGTATTAGTGTAACCTTGCATTGACACAAGCATTTGCTGCAAAAGGGAGGAGTCCTTCCAGAAAAAGTCAACACTGGTGTTCTCAATCTTGAGCACCACTGATTCAGCAACAGCCACTACGTGAGTTTTGTGGCTATTTTTGGAAAGATTATTTTGAGTTTCTCCTTCCAAGAGCAGTTTTCTAGCTCTAACAAATACTAATGTAATCTCTATGGCTAGGTCCCATCGCTATGTCCGTACAATTATGATgataataataagaagaagaaaTTAAGGAAGTGAGAATGTATTTTGTTTTACTATTTATTGTTTATATCTttttcccctgcaccttctgtttttctttccgtACACACTTCTTCTACCTTCTTTTCATTCCACTTTCTTTAATATCTTTTAGGAAAGGTTACCTGGGTACTGGATATAGATACTTAGATGAAAGAAAAGATTTAGTTTGGTGTTGCTCTGCCTTCAAATACATGAATGTACAACTGGATCACTTCAATTCATTTCAGTAAGAATGAGGTGtaaatattaggcctgtgcaagtcagcagcagtctgatccagcttcagatctggccactttggatggctgcgatctgatctggagctccagacggTTTCCTCCTTGAACTGGCCGAAGcctcggagccgcctcggagatccggccatagggtataattggggaatcaattaaatatctataactttgttgttttttgtccaatttatatgaaacatgcagggctggtagcctctCCTGATACCAtgaaacttgccaagtttcaagaagataggtgcaggggtttggggggaactgtaccccaaattcttgaaagccaaactcatgtcaggGCTGTGTTAcagcatggcgggggggggggggggggtcaaagcAGCAGGGTTCATAGCTCATACTGAGGCCacgaaacctgccaagtttcaaagagatcggtgcaggggtttggggggaactgcccctcaagctggggacaagcaaaactc
Coding sequences:
- the LOC132251747 gene encoding olfactory receptor 10A7-like — protein: MERTPEGNHSALSEFILLGFSNFPHLQYLLFSVFFFPYLFTLAANLLIIFLTHVDAALQTPMYFFLGNLSFLEICYTTVNIPKMLASLLMEDKRISFLGCATQIYFSFSFGGSECFLLTSMAYDRYVAICNPLRYPVLLNKKTCNALATASWLSGLVMSFGLTSMVFTLPFCRSNVINHYYCDIPPLLKLACVDTSLIEFCIFMLALIFIAFPFVLIFLSYVRIVSALLKIASAEGRKKAFSTCSSHLIVVILFYVSGCVMYLKPKADFSPDTIKFLSLLYTFLTPILNPIIYTLRNKEVKGAVWRELRKKRNA